One genomic segment of Primulina tabacum isolate GXHZ01 chromosome 9, ASM2559414v2, whole genome shotgun sequence includes these proteins:
- the LOC142555056 gene encoding external alternative NAD(P)H-ubiquinone oxidoreductase B4, mitochondrial-like isoform X2: MSGFGFYHRFSKAYYGNPHLSKLLLVFTVSGGGGVLAYSDSSPFRTNTAFGDDIKRKKVVVLGTGWAGTSFLKSLKDPNYDVQIVSPRNYFAFTPLLPSVTNGTVEARSIVEPIRNIVRKKKFDVQFKEAECYKIDTQNKKVYCRSGQETNLGGSEEFAVDYDYLVIAMGARANTFNTPGVVEHAHFLKEIEDAQRIRRSVIDCFERASLPTISEEERKRILHFVVVGGGPTGVEFAAELHDFVIEDLAKLYPTLKDHVKITLLEAGDHILNMFDKRITAFAEDKFQRDGIDVKTGSMVTKVTETEICTKERATGQSVSIPYGMVVWSTGIGTRPVIMDFMKQIGQTNRRVLATDEWLRVEACDSIYALGDCATINQRSVMEDISAIFSKADTNNTGSLKVEDFKEVINDICERYPQVGIYLKKKQLKNFVHLLKNSHGEAELDIEKFKSALSEVDSLMKNLPATAQVAAQQGAYLADCFNRMTLCEKYPEGPLRFRGTGRHRFHPFRYKISGHTITRGISKIYQSYFS, from the exons ATGAGTGGCTTCGGTTTTTATCATAGGTTCTCCAAGGCTTATTACGGCAACCCTCATCTCTCCAAGCTGCTTCTTGTTTTTACTGTCAG TGGTGGAGGAGGGGTGCTGGCCTACTCAGATAGCAGCCCATTCAGGACTAATACTGCATTTGGTGATGATATTAAGAGAAAGAAAGTGGTTGTTCTTGGCACAGGTTGGGCTGGCACTAGCTTTCTCAAGAGCTTGAAAGATCCGAACTATGATGTTCAGATCGTATCCCCGCGCAACTACTTCGCATTCACTCCTCTGCTACCCAGTGTTACCAATGGCACTGTCGAAGCACGAAGCATTGTCGAACCGATCCGTAACATCGTCCGAAAG aaaaagtttgatgttcaattcAAGGAAGCTGAATGCTACAAAATTGATACACAAAACAAGAAAGTCTACTGCCGATCAGGCCAAGAAACTAACTTAGGGGGGAGCGAAGAATTTGCAGTGGActatgattatcttgtgatagCTATGGGTGCTCGAGCTAATACATTTAACACTCCCGGTGTCGTGGAACATGCACACTTTCTCAAG GAAATAGAAGATGCCCAGAGAATTCGAAGATCGGTGATCGATTGTTTCGAGAGGGCAAGCCTTCCGACCATAAGTGAAGAAGAAAGGAAAAGGATACTGCATTTTGTTGTCGTGGGAGGGGGCCCGACAGGGGTCGAGTTTGCAGCGGAGCTTCACGATTTCGTGATCGAGGATTTGGCCAAACTATATCCAACACTCAAGGATCATGTCAAAATAACACTTCTTGAAGCTGGAGATCACATTTTGAACAT GTTTGACAAAAGAATAACAGCATTTGCTGAAGATAAGTTCCAGAGGGATGGTATCGATGTGAAAACCGGTTCAATGGTTACGAAGGTAACCGAAACAGAAATATGTACTAAGGAGAGAGCAACTGGACAATCTGTGTCGATCCCTTATGGGATGGTTGTATGGTCAACTGGGATAGGAACGAGGCCGGTTATCATGGATTTTATGAAGCAAATCGGACAG ACAAACAGACGAGTCTTAGCGACCGATGAATGGCTACGAGTCGAAGCGTGTGATAGCATCTACGCTCTAGGTGATTGTGCAACAATAAATCAACGTAGTGTCATG gaagatatttcagCCATTTTCAGCAAGGCAGACACGAATAACACAGGTAGTCTCAAAGTCGAAGATTTTAAGGAAGTGATAAATGACATCTGTGAAAGGTATCCGCAAGTGGGAATTTACCTCAAGAAAAAACAGCTGAAGAACTTTGTTCATCTACTTAAGAACTCACATGGGGAAGCTGAATTGGATATCGAAAAGTTCAAGTCAGCACTTTCCGAAGTAGACTCGCTGATGAAAAATCTTCCTGCAACGGCACAG GTGGCCGCTCAACAAGGGGCATATCTTGCTGACTGTTTCAATAGGATGACATTGTGTGAGAAATATCCTGAAGGCCCATTGAGGTTCAGAGGA
- the LOC142555056 gene encoding external alternative NAD(P)H-ubiquinone oxidoreductase B4, mitochondrial-like isoform X3 — MSGFGFYHRFSKAYYGNPHLSKLLLVFTVSGGGGVLAYSDSSPFRTNTAFGDDIKRKKVVVLGTGWAGTSFLKSLKDPNYDVQIVSPRNYFAFTPLLPSVTNGTVEARSIVEPIRNIVRKKKFDVQFKEAECYKIDTQNKKVYCRSGQETNLGGSEEFAVDYDYLVIAMGARANTFNTPGVVEHAHFLKEIEDAQRIRRSVIDCFERASLPTISEEERKRILHFVVVGGGPTGVEFAAELHDFVIEDLAKLYPTLKDHVKITLLEAGDHILNMFDKRITAFAEDKFQRDGIDVKTGSMVTKVTETEICTKERATGQSVSIPYGMVVWSTGIGTRPVIMDFMKQIGQTNRRVLATDEWLRVEACDSIYALGDCATINQRSVMEDISAIFSKADTNNTGSLKVEDFKEVINDICERYPQVGIYLKKKQLKNFVHLLKNSHGEAELDIEKFKSALSEVDSLMKNLPATAQVAAQQGAYLADCFNRMTLCEKYPEGPLRFRGTGRHRFHPFRYAKILLELTI, encoded by the exons ATGAGTGGCTTCGGTTTTTATCATAGGTTCTCCAAGGCTTATTACGGCAACCCTCATCTCTCCAAGCTGCTTCTTGTTTTTACTGTCAG TGGTGGAGGAGGGGTGCTGGCCTACTCAGATAGCAGCCCATTCAGGACTAATACTGCATTTGGTGATGATATTAAGAGAAAGAAAGTGGTTGTTCTTGGCACAGGTTGGGCTGGCACTAGCTTTCTCAAGAGCTTGAAAGATCCGAACTATGATGTTCAGATCGTATCCCCGCGCAACTACTTCGCATTCACTCCTCTGCTACCCAGTGTTACCAATGGCACTGTCGAAGCACGAAGCATTGTCGAACCGATCCGTAACATCGTCCGAAAG aaaaagtttgatgttcaattcAAGGAAGCTGAATGCTACAAAATTGATACACAAAACAAGAAAGTCTACTGCCGATCAGGCCAAGAAACTAACTTAGGGGGGAGCGAAGAATTTGCAGTGGActatgattatcttgtgatagCTATGGGTGCTCGAGCTAATACATTTAACACTCCCGGTGTCGTGGAACATGCACACTTTCTCAAG GAAATAGAAGATGCCCAGAGAATTCGAAGATCGGTGATCGATTGTTTCGAGAGGGCAAGCCTTCCGACCATAAGTGAAGAAGAAAGGAAAAGGATACTGCATTTTGTTGTCGTGGGAGGGGGCCCGACAGGGGTCGAGTTTGCAGCGGAGCTTCACGATTTCGTGATCGAGGATTTGGCCAAACTATATCCAACACTCAAGGATCATGTCAAAATAACACTTCTTGAAGCTGGAGATCACATTTTGAACAT GTTTGACAAAAGAATAACAGCATTTGCTGAAGATAAGTTCCAGAGGGATGGTATCGATGTGAAAACCGGTTCAATGGTTACGAAGGTAACCGAAACAGAAATATGTACTAAGGAGAGAGCAACTGGACAATCTGTGTCGATCCCTTATGGGATGGTTGTATGGTCAACTGGGATAGGAACGAGGCCGGTTATCATGGATTTTATGAAGCAAATCGGACAG ACAAACAGACGAGTCTTAGCGACCGATGAATGGCTACGAGTCGAAGCGTGTGATAGCATCTACGCTCTAGGTGATTGTGCAACAATAAATCAACGTAGTGTCATG gaagatatttcagCCATTTTCAGCAAGGCAGACACGAATAACACAGGTAGTCTCAAAGTCGAAGATTTTAAGGAAGTGATAAATGACATCTGTGAAAGGTATCCGCAAGTGGGAATTTACCTCAAGAAAAAACAGCTGAAGAACTTTGTTCATCTACTTAAGAACTCACATGGGGAAGCTGAATTGGATATCGAAAAGTTCAAGTCAGCACTTTCCGAAGTAGACTCGCTGATGAAAAATCTTCCTGCAACGGCACAG GTGGCCGCTCAACAAGGGGCATATCTTGCTGACTGTTTCAATAGGATGACATTGTGTGAGAAATATCCTGAAGGCCCATTGAGGTTCAGAGGA